One window from the genome of Crassostrea angulata isolate pt1a10 chromosome 2, ASM2561291v2, whole genome shotgun sequence encodes:
- the LOC128170664 gene encoding multiple epidermal growth factor-like domains protein 10: MLEICEVQVFGCIVGMYGINCENNCSLYCAYGDCDRTTGTCLDGCKSGYIGRFCNKTCSVGKYGSQCSESCGHCSNNSTCYHVDGSCKAGCEAGYKASACKTPCDDGEYGQNCQYMCTGNCINGEACDKASGHCRSCVEGYQGFKYDRDIRQSPTSSDTKKNDVDDLKINKMILENEKTHARQIRQHIVLIC, from the exons ATGCTAGAAATATGCGAAGTGCAAGTTTTCG GATGTATCGTTGGTATGTATGGGATTAATTGTGAGAACAACTGTAGCTTATATTGTGCGTACGGTGATTGTGACAGAACAACAGGCACTTGTTTGGACGGCTGTAAGAGTGGATACATCGGACGTTTCTGTAACAAAA ctTGTTCCGTTGGTAAATATGGCAGCCAGTGTAGTGAAAGTTGCGGACACTGTTCAAATAACTCCACTTGTTATCATGTTGATGGATCGTGTAAGGCCGGATGCGAAGCTGGCTATAAAGCATCTGCTTGTAAAACGC CCTGTGACGACGGAGAATATGGACAAAATTGTCAGTATATGTGTACCGGGAACTGCATTAACGGGGAAGCGTGTGATAAAGCTAGCGGACACTGTCGATCCTGTGTAGAAGGGTATCAAGGTTTTAAGTATGACAGAG ATATCAGGCAATCTCCAACAAGTTCGGATACAAAGAAAAACGACGTTGATGATTTGAAGATTAATAAAATGATCCTGGAAAATGAGAAGACACACGCAAGACAAATAAGGCAACACATCGTTTTGATATGCTAA